A stretch of Sulfitobacter sp. THAF37 DNA encodes these proteins:
- the ftsZ gene encoding cell division protein FtsZ, which translates to MTLNLSLPGQDDLKPRITVFGVGGAGGNAVNNMIEKQLDGVDFVVANTDAQALQQARAENKVQLGIKVTEGLGAGARATVGAAAAEESIEQIVDHLAGAHMCFITAGMGGGTGTGAAPIIAQAARELGVLTVGVVTKPFQFEGAKRMRQAEDGVEALQKVVDTLIIIPNQNLFRLANEKTTFTEAFSMADDVLYQGVKGVTDLMVRPGLINLDFADVRAVMDEMGKAMMGTGEAEGEDRAIQAAEKAIANPLLDEISLRGAKGVLINITGGEDLTLFELDEAANRIREEVDPEANIIVGSTMDEGMGGVMRVSVVATGIDATDVNTDIPVPRRSMSQPLKPQTVTEDAPAAPAASVAASTAQDSQKPLFEDMDVQRVAAEEQAEDIFAEDSTQDDDLPPPAYQPQVAAFEPRQEEDSIEAEAEAKPEAYVAPRAPAPGTPSPEALARLRAAAQKANPEQSRPAAQQPRPQQAASGGQDKPRFGINSLINRMTGHAEGESHAQAQPRPVRQQPPVQQAPQRGASAAPQPSQEADPDQERIEIPAFLRRQAN; encoded by the coding sequence ATGACACTGAACCTTTCATTGCCCGGACAGGACGATCTGAAGCCTCGCATCACCGTTTTCGGTGTCGGCGGCGCCGGTGGTAACGCGGTCAACAATATGATCGAAAAACAACTGGATGGCGTGGATTTCGTCGTGGCCAACACGGACGCGCAGGCGTTGCAGCAGGCGCGGGCTGAAAACAAGGTTCAGCTGGGGATCAAGGTGACAGAGGGTCTGGGCGCGGGCGCGCGGGCCACTGTCGGTGCGGCTGCCGCCGAAGAATCAATCGAACAGATCGTCGATCATCTGGCCGGCGCGCACATGTGCTTTATCACCGCCGGTATGGGCGGCGGCACCGGCACCGGTGCGGCGCCGATCATCGCGCAGGCTGCGCGCGAGCTGGGCGTTCTGACCGTCGGTGTCGTGACCAAGCCGTTCCAGTTCGAGGGCGCCAAGCGGATGCGCCAGGCCGAAGACGGCGTCGAGGCGCTGCAAAAGGTCGTCGATACCCTGATCATCATCCCCAACCAGAACCTGTTCCGCCTGGCGAACGAGAAGACGACCTTTACCGAAGCCTTCTCGATGGCCGATGACGTGCTGTACCAGGGTGTCAAAGGTGTGACCGACCTGATGGTCCGTCCCGGCCTGATCAACCTCGACTTTGCCGACGTCCGCGCGGTGATGGACGAGATGGGCAAGGCGATGATGGGCACCGGCGAGGCGGAAGGCGAAGATCGCGCCATCCAGGCCGCCGAGAAGGCCATCGCCAACCCGCTGCTGGACGAAATCAGCCTGCGCGGCGCGAAGGGCGTGCTGATCAACATCACCGGCGGCGAAGACCTGACCCTGTTCGAACTGGACGAGGCCGCAAACCGCATCCGCGAAGAAGTGGATCCCGAGGCGAACATCATTGTCGGTTCCACCATGGATGAAGGCATGGGCGGTGTGATGCGCGTGAGCGTCGTGGCCACCGGCATCGACGCGACCGACGTGAACACCGACATTCCGGTGCCGCGCCGCTCCATGAGCCAGCCGCTGAAACCGCAGACCGTGACCGAGGACGCGCCCGCAGCACCCGCGGCCTCCGTTGCCGCGTCGACCGCGCAGGACAGCCAGAAGCCGCTGTTCGAAGACATGGACGTGCAGCGCGTCGCAGCTGAAGAGCAGGCCGAGGACATCTTTGCCGAGGACAGCACGCAGGACGACGATCTGCCGCCACCGGCCTACCAGCCGCAGGTTGCCGCCTTTGAGCCGCGTCAGGAAGAAGACAGCATCGAGGCAGAAGCGGAAGCCAAGCCGGAAGCCTATGTTGCACCGCGCGCTCCCGCGCCCGGCACGCCGTCGCCCGAGGCGCTGGCCCGCCTGCGCGCCGCGGCCCAGAAGGCCAACCCCGAACAGTCCCGGCCCGCAGCCCAGCAGCCCCGCCCGCAACAGGCGGCGTCGGGTGGTCAGGACAAGCCGCGGTTTGGCATCAATTCCCTGATCAACCGCATGACGGGCCATGCCGAGGGCGAGAGCCACGCCCAGGCTCAGCCGCGTCCGGTGCGCCAGCAGCCACCGGTCCAGCAGGCGCCGCAGCGCGGCGCATCTGCCGCGCCGCAGCCCTCGCAGGAGGCGGATCCGGATCAGGAACGCATCGAAATTCCCGCGTTTCTGCGCCGTCAGGCAAACTAA
- the ftsA gene encoding cell division protein FtsA: MMDLYDSQRSMRNMRRIAMQRGVVAILDVGTSKIACLVLRFDGSGELGEEGEIGSLAGQSGFRVIGAATTRSRGVRFGEICVMSETERAIRTALQAAQKMAGIRVDHVIACFSGAEPRSYGLDAQIELDGQAVTEQDVAQVLASCDVPEYGEDREVLHAQPVNFALDHRSGLIDPRGQLGNTLSVDMHMLTVDAATVQHLAHCIRRCDLELAGIANSAYVSGISSLVEDEQELGAACIDMGGGSTGVSIFIKKHMIYADSVRMGGDHVTSDISMGLQVPTANAERIKTFYGGVHATGMDDREMIEIGGETGDYEHDRRTASRAELIGIMRPRVEEILEEVRVRLDAAGFDHLPSQQIVLTGGGSQIPGLDGLASKILGQQVRLGRPLRVHGLPQAATGPGFASAVGLSLFAAHPQDEWWDFDIPADRYPARSLKRAVKWFRDNW; the protein is encoded by the coding sequence ATGATGGACCTTTACGACAGTCAACGCTCGATGCGGAACATGCGCCGGATTGCGATGCAAAGGGGTGTCGTGGCCATTCTCGATGTGGGGACCTCCAAGATCGCCTGCCTGGTGCTGCGCTTTGACGGCAGTGGTGAACTGGGCGAAGAGGGCGAGATCGGATCGCTGGCGGGGCAATCGGGGTTCCGCGTCATCGGCGCCGCGACCACCCGGTCGCGCGGGGTGCGCTTTGGCGAAATCTGCGTGATGAGCGAGACGGAGCGCGCCATTCGCACGGCGTTGCAGGCGGCGCAGAAGATGGCCGGGATCCGCGTGGATCATGTGATCGCCTGTTTCTCCGGCGCCGAACCGCGCAGCTACGGGCTGGATGCGCAGATCGAGCTGGACGGGCAGGCGGTGACGGAGCAGGACGTGGCGCAGGTGCTGGCAAGCTGCGACGTCCCGGAATACGGCGAGGACCGCGAGGTGCTGCACGCGCAGCCCGTGAACTTTGCGCTCGATCATCGCTCCGGCCTGATCGACCCGCGCGGCCAGCTGGGCAATACGCTGTCGGTGGACATGCACATGCTGACGGTCGACGCCGCGACCGTCCAGCACCTGGCGCATTGCATCAGGCGGTGCGACCTGGAACTCGCAGGTATCGCAAACTCGGCCTATGTGTCGGGCATTTCGTCACTGGTGGAGGACGAGCAGGAACTGGGTGCCGCCTGTATCGACATGGGCGGCGGGTCGACCGGGGTGTCGATCTTTATCAAGAAACACATGATCTATGCGGATTCAGTGCGGATGGGCGGGGACCATGTGACCTCGGACATCTCGATGGGGCTACAGGTTCCCACGGCCAATGCCGAACGGATCAAGACGTTCTACGGCGGGGTGCATGCCACTGGCATGGATGACCGCGAGATGATCGAGATCGGCGGCGAGACGGGGGATTACGAACACGACCGCCGCACCGCCAGCCGGGCAGAGCTGATCGGCATCATGCGCCCGCGGGTCGAAGAGATCCTCGAAGAGGTGCGCGTGCGGCTGGACGCTGCCGGGTTCGACCACCTGCCCAGCCAGCAGATCGTCCTGACCGGCGGGGGCAGCCAGATCCCGGGCCTGGACGGGCTGGCGTCCAAGATCCTGGGCCAGCAGGTGCGGCTGGGCCGCCCGCTGCGGGTGCATGGCCTGCCACAGGCCGCAACCGGTCCGGGCTTTGCTTCGGCCGTCGGTCTGTCGCTCTTTGCGGCGCATCCGCAGGACGAATGGTGGGACTTCGACATTCCCGCCGACAGATACCCGGCGCGCTCGCTGAAACGGGCGGTAAAATGGTTCAGAGACAACTGGTGA
- the lpxC gene encoding UDP-3-O-acyl-N-acetylglucosamine deacetylase, giving the protein MQTTIKSPISFGGHGLHSGAPATVTVNPASAHHGIWFKRTDIALGDRLIPARWDAVNRSPLCTKLENAAGLHVSTVEHIMAALAGCGIHNALVEIDGPEVPILDGSSVQFVRGFMQRGIRLLAAPVMAFEVLKEVTVTDGEARATLAPSDTLRIDFEIDFADRAIGHQKKTLAMNNGSFARELCDSRTFCRRADVEAMHANGLALGGTAENAVVVDGDTILTPGGLRHADEPVRHKMLDALGDLALAGAPLLGHYTGYRAGHSLTNTLLRALFATPDAVRLVKCDPLMAARLPGSGLVWDEIPQVA; this is encoded by the coding sequence GTGCAAACAACCATCAAATCCCCGATCTCCTTCGGCGGTCATGGCCTGCACTCGGGCGCGCCGGCCACCGTGACAGTGAATCCCGCCAGCGCGCATCACGGCATCTGGTTCAAGCGGACAGACATCGCGCTGGGTGACAGGCTGATCCCTGCACGCTGGGACGCGGTCAACCGGTCGCCGCTGTGCACCAAGCTGGAGAACGCGGCGGGCCTGCATGTTTCCACGGTCGAACACATCATGGCGGCGCTCGCCGGGTGCGGCATCCACAACGCATTGGTCGAGATTGACGGCCCCGAAGTGCCGATCCTCGACGGGTCTTCCGTGCAGTTTGTACGCGGCTTCATGCAGCGTGGCATCCGTTTGCTGGCCGCGCCCGTGATGGCGTTCGAAGTCCTGAAGGAAGTCACCGTCACCGACGGAGAGGCGCGTGCGACGCTGGCGCCCTCGGACACGCTGCGTATCGACTTCGAAATCGACTTTGCCGATCGGGCCATCGGACACCAGAAAAAGACCCTGGCGATGAACAACGGGTCCTTCGCGCGGGAGCTTTGCGACAGCCGGACATTCTGCCGCCGCGCGGACGTGGAAGCGATGCACGCCAATGGTCTGGCCCTGGGCGGCACCGCGGAAAACGCGGTCGTCGTGGACGGCGACACGATCCTGACGCCGGGCGGTCTGCGCCACGCGGATGAACCGGTGCGTCACAAGATGCTGGATGCGCTGGGCGACCTCGCGCTGGCCGGTGCGCCGCTCCTGGGGCATTACACCGGCTATCGGGCGGGTCATTCGCTGACCAACACGCTGCTTCGCGCGCTTTTCGCAACGCCGGACGCTGTCCGGCTGGTCAAATGCGACCCGCTCATGGCGGCGCGTCTGCCCGGCTCCGGTCTGGTCTGGGACGAGATCCCGCAGGTCGCCTGA
- a CDS encoding outer membrane protein assembly factor BamD, which yields MSRTVSRKRLIGAVLVLAALGACGGQDTGRFTKNFFNPQEIPLETYSAEQIFERGEFELNRRQPQEAAFYFAEIERLYPYSEWAKRALIMQAFSYHQDQDYPNSRSAAQRFIDFYPDDDDAAYAQYLLALSYYDQIDEVGRDQGLTFQALQSLRDVIERYPDSEYAKAAILKFDLAFDHLAGKEMEIGRYYLRRNHYTAAINRFRVVVEDFQTTTHTAEALHRLVEAYLSLGLTQEAQTAGAILGHNFQGSDWYEDSYKLLTGQGLQPAFYKNNWLGAIYRQTIKGEWL from the coding sequence ATGTCTCGAACGGTGTCGCGCAAGCGGTTGATCGGTGCGGTGTTGGTGCTGGCCGCCCTTGGTGCCTGCGGTGGTCAGGACACAGGTCGTTTCACGAAGAATTTCTTCAACCCGCAGGAGATTCCGCTGGAAACCTATTCGGCGGAACAGATCTTCGAGCGGGGCGAATTCGAGCTGAACCGCCGTCAGCCGCAGGAAGCGGCGTTCTATTTCGCCGAGATCGAGCGGCTGTACCCCTATTCCGAATGGGCCAAGCGTGCGCTGATCATGCAGGCGTTCTCCTATCATCAGGATCAGGATTACCCCAACAGCCGGTCTGCCGCGCAGCGGTTCATCGACTTTTACCCCGATGACGATGACGCGGCCTATGCGCAGTATCTGCTGGCGCTCAGCTATTATGACCAGATCGACGAGGTTGGCCGGGATCAGGGCCTGACCTTCCAGGCGCTGCAATCGCTGCGCGATGTGATCGAACGGTACCCGGACAGCGAATACGCCAAGGCGGCGATCCTCAAGTTCGACCTCGCCTTCGACCACCTTGCGGGCAAGGAAATGGAAATCGGTCGCTATTACCTGCGCCGCAACCATTATACCGCGGCGATCAACCGGTTCCGTGTGGTGGTGGAGGATTTCCAAACCACGACCCACACCGCCGAGGCGCTGCATCGTCTGGTCGAAGCGTACCTGTCGCTGGGCCTCACGCAGGAGGCGCAGACCGCGGGCGCGATCCTGGGCCACAACTTCCAGGGCAGCGACTGGTACGAGGACAGCTACAAGCTGCTGACCGGGCAGGGGCTGCAACCGGCCTTCTACAAGAATAACTGGCTGGGCGCGATCTACCGCCAGACCATCAAGGGCGAGTGGTTGTAA
- the recN gene encoding DNA repair protein RecN, whose amino-acid sequence MLRGLDISDMLIIDRLELGFQPGLNVLTGETGAGKSILLDSLGFVLGWRGRADLVRQGAEQGEVTAWFDLPPGHAARRVLQEAGLPEGDELILRRINTSDGRKTSWVNDRRCSGEVLRALSDTLVELHGQHDDRGLLNPRGHRNILDDFAGNGAAIAKTRSAWAALSAARKAADKAAQERAAIAAEEEFLRHAVAELDKLDPQEGEEAALDTRRRLMQSAEKIRADVVNAYEIMGQNGAERALGDALRWLDGAAARAEGALEAPMAALNRAMVELDEAMSGVADAIDGMSFNPLELEETEERLFAIRGLARKHDVAPDDLAGFAGTLRAKLDALDAGEAAQAGLEHAVRDAQADYDAAAEALSAARAKAARKLDKAVTAELAPLKMERAVFETRIEPEEPGPEGRDAVAFTVATNPGAPAGPLGKIASGGELSRFLLALKVCLTQRQSGLTLIFDEIDRGVGGATADAVGRRLSALAEEGQVLVVTHSPQVAALGAHHWRVAKAVSRGLTTSTVVQLSQPERVDEVARMLSGDQVTDAARAAAEALLAG is encoded by the coding sequence ATGCTGCGCGGACTGGATATTTCGGACATGCTGATCATAGATCGGCTGGAGCTTGGCTTTCAGCCGGGTCTGAATGTGCTGACGGGCGAGACCGGGGCGGGGAAATCCATTCTTCTGGACAGTCTGGGGTTCGTGCTGGGCTGGCGCGGGCGCGCCGATCTGGTGCGGCAGGGGGCCGAACAGGGCGAAGTCACCGCCTGGTTCGATCTGCCGCCGGGCCATGCCGCGCGCCGTGTGCTGCAAGAAGCGGGGCTGCCGGAGGGGGACGAGCTGATCCTGCGGCGCATCAACACCTCGGACGGGCGCAAGACCTCCTGGGTGAATGACCGCCGGTGTTCGGGCGAGGTTCTGCGCGCGTTGTCGGACACGCTGGTCGAACTGCACGGCCAGCACGATGACCGCGGGTTGCTGAACCCGCGGGGGCACCGCAACATCCTGGACGATTTCGCGGGCAACGGGGCGGCGATTGCCAAGACCCGCAGCGCCTGGGCGGCGCTGTCGGCGGCGCGCAAGGCGGCGGACAAGGCGGCGCAGGAACGTGCGGCCATCGCGGCGGAAGAGGAATTTCTGCGTCACGCCGTCGCCGAGCTGGACAAGCTGGACCCGCAGGAGGGCGAGGAAGCGGCGCTCGACACCCGTCGGCGCCTGATGCAAAGCGCCGAGAAGATCCGCGCCGATGTGGTCAACGCCTACGAGATCATGGGCCAGAACGGGGCCGAAAGGGCCCTGGGCGATGCGCTGCGCTGGCTCGATGGGGCAGCGGCGCGGGCCGAGGGGGCGCTGGAGGCGCCGATGGCCGCGCTGAACCGTGCCATGGTCGAGCTGGACGAGGCGATGTCGGGCGTGGCCGATGCCATCGACGGCATGTCCTTCAACCCGCTGGAACTGGAAGAAACCGAAGAGCGACTGTTCGCCATCCGGGGGCTGGCGCGCAAGCATGACGTGGCGCCGGACGATCTGGCCGGGTTCGCGGGCACGCTGCGCGCCAAGCTGGATGCGCTGGACGCAGGCGAGGCCGCGCAGGCCGGACTGGAACATGCGGTGCGCGATGCGCAGGCGGATTACGACGCTGCGGCCGAGGCGCTGAGCGCGGCACGGGCCAAGGCCGCCCGGAAGCTGGACAAGGCGGTCACGGCGGAACTGGCCCCGCTCAAGATGGAGCGTGCGGTTTTCGAGACCCGGATCGAACCCGAAGAGCCGGGGCCGGAGGGGCGCGACGCGGTTGCGTTCACCGTGGCCACCAACCCCGGCGCACCTGCCGGTCCTTTGGGCAAGATCGCGTCCGGGGGGGAACTCAGCCGGTTCCTGTTGGCGCTGAAGGTCTGCCTCACGCAGCGGCAATCCGGTCTCACCCTGATCTTTGACGAGATCGACCGCGGCGTCGGCGGGGCCACGGCGGATGCGGTGGGCCGACGGCTGTCCGCCCTGGCAGAAGAGGGTCAGGTGCTGGTCGTGACCCATTCGCCGCAGGTTGCGGCACTGGGTGCGCATCACTGGCGCGTGGCCAAGGCGGTGAGCCGGGGCCTGACCACATCGACCGTTGTGCAGCTGAGCCAGCCAGAGCGGGTGGATGAGGTGGCGCGCATGTTGTCCGGCGATCAGGTGACGGATGCGGCCCGCGCCGCGGCAGAGGCGTTATTGGCGGGATGA
- a CDS encoding chloride channel protein, producing MSEADKSFVAGQVRDVSNACRQGWQVLKTQGPGKIQFWFIALVIGIAAGFAALFFRKSINWLQSTLYGTEDVNTLHSFISGLEWYWVVLIPAIGGLVVGLILHHFTADARARTVGDVILGAALHEGRVETRAGLASAVASLITLSTGGSSGREGPVVNLAAVISTKISRLIHADGVNGRDLLGCAVAAAVSASFNAPIAGALFALEVVLRHFAVHAFAPIVIASAAGTVINRLEFGGVTEFALPTYGDLQFYVELPAFLLLGLTCGVVAVALMRSIFWAEDFGNYLQGRTGLPRWLRPMVAGGMLGVIALWFPHIIGVGYETTSRALTGSLVLNEVIVFTVLKVAAVAITLGGRMGGGVFSPSLMIGALTGLGFGLIATGVLPDFSGSSSLYALAGMGAVAAAVLGAPISTTLIVFEMTGDWQTGLAVMVAVSMSTALGSRLVDRSFFLTQIERRGIHLAAGPQAYLLAMFTAARVMRRPDDPRAPAPEECWQLIDEGTYIDATATLESAMPIFESSGARFIPVVSISADTTPELLGALFHVDALKAYNRALAATAAEEHS from the coding sequence GTGAGCGAGGCGGACAAATCCTTTGTGGCCGGTCAGGTCCGCGACGTGTCCAACGCCTGCCGTCAGGGCTGGCAGGTTCTCAAGACTCAGGGCCCCGGCAAGATACAGTTCTGGTTCATCGCGCTGGTGATCGGCATCGCCGCCGGTTTCGCCGCATTGTTCTTCCGCAAGAGCATCAACTGGTTGCAGTCCACCCTCTACGGGACCGAAGACGTCAACACGCTGCACAGCTTTATTTCGGGGCTGGAGTGGTACTGGGTCGTGCTGATCCCGGCCATCGGCGGTCTGGTCGTGGGGCTGATCCTGCATCACTTCACGGCGGACGCGCGGGCGCGGACGGTGGGCGACGTGATCCTCGGGGCGGCCCTGCACGAGGGCAGGGTGGAAACCCGCGCGGGTCTTGCCTCGGCGGTGGCATCGCTGATCACGCTCAGCACCGGGGGGTCTTCGGGCCGGGAAGGACCGGTGGTCAATCTGGCGGCGGTGATCTCGACCAAGATCAGCAGGTTGATTCATGCCGATGGCGTCAACGGGCGGGACCTCTTGGGGTGCGCGGTGGCGGCGGCGGTTTCGGCAAGTTTCAACGCGCCCATCGCCGGGGCGCTGTTTGCGCTGGAAGTCGTGCTGCGGCATTTCGCGGTACATGCCTTTGCCCCGATTGTCATCGCCTCGGCTGCCGGGACGGTGATCAACCGGCTGGAATTCGGCGGTGTGACCGAATTTGCCCTGCCCACCTACGGCGACCTCCAATTCTACGTGGAACTGCCCGCCTTTCTGCTGCTGGGGCTGACCTGCGGCGTCGTCGCGGTGGCGCTGATGCGCAGCATCTTCTGGGCCGAGGATTTCGGCAACTACCTTCAGGGGCGCACCGGTCTGCCCCGCTGGCTGCGGCCCATGGTGGCGGGCGGCATGCTGGGTGTGATCGCGCTTTGGTTTCCGCACATCATCGGGGTGGGATACGAGACCACATCGCGTGCGCTGACGGGGTCGCTGGTGCTGAATGAGGTGATCGTTTTCACCGTTCTCAAGGTCGCCGCCGTGGCAATCACATTGGGCGGTCGCATGGGGGGCGGTGTGTTTTCACCCTCGCTGATGATCGGGGCGCTGACGGGGCTGGGCTTTGGGCTGATCGCGACGGGGGTGCTCCCGGATTTTTCCGGCTCTTCGAGCCTTTATGCGCTGGCGGGTATGGGGGCGGTTGCCGCAGCCGTGCTGGGCGCGCCGATTTCGACCACCCTGATCGTGTTCGAGATGACCGGCGACTGGCAGACCGGCCTGGCGGTCATGGTGGCGGTCAGCATGTCCACGGCGCTTGGCAGTCGGTTGGTGGATCGCAGCTTCTTCCTCACGCAGATCGAACGGCGGGGCATTCACCTTGCCGCCGGACCGCAGGCCTACCTGCTGGCGATGTTCACGGCGGCGCGGGTGATGCGGCGTCCCGACGATCCGCGCGCGCCCGCGCCGGAGGAGTGCTGGCAGTTGATCGACGAAGGCACCTATATCGACGCCACGGCGACACTCGAATCGGCCATGCCGATTTTCGAAAGCTCCGGTGCACGCTTTATTCCGGTCGTGTCGATTTCGGCGGACACCACCCCGGAACTGTTGGGGGCGCTGTTCCATGTGGACGCGCTGAAAG
- a CDS encoding D-alanine--D-alanine ligase yields MSSRTNPTVAVLLGGPSAEREVSLSSGRACAAALREHGGYEVVEVDAGRDLCAVLTDLKPDAVLNCLHGRWGEDGCVQGLLEWMGIPYSHSGVLASSLAMDKQRSKDVYRRAGLPVVESFIRCKAEVIAHHVMAPPYVVKPNNEGSSVGVYLVNEENNGPPQLDDAMPEFVMVETYAPGRELTTTVMGDRALTVTDIITTGWYDYDAKYKAGGSTHVVPADIPADIFDLCLEYALRAHEALGCRGVSRTDFRWDEARGADGLVLLETNTQPGMTATSLSPEQAQACGMSFPDLCAWMVEDASCDR; encoded by the coding sequence ATGTCGAGCAGGACAAACCCGACAGTGGCGGTACTATTGGGCGGACCCTCGGCAGAACGCGAGGTGTCGCTTTCATCGGGGCGCGCGTGCGCGGCCGCACTGCGGGAACATGGCGGATACGAGGTGGTCGAGGTCGATGCAGGCCGCGACCTCTGTGCGGTCCTGACCGATCTCAAGCCCGACGCCGTTCTGAATTGCCTGCATGGCCGCTGGGGTGAAGATGGCTGCGTGCAGGGGCTTCTTGAATGGATGGGCATCCCCTACAGCCACTCCGGCGTGCTGGCGTCATCGCTCGCGATGGACAAGCAGCGCAGCAAGGACGTCTACCGCCGCGCAGGCCTGCCGGTGGTCGAAAGCTTCATCCGCTGCAAGGCCGAGGTGATCGCGCATCATGTCATGGCGCCGCCCTATGTGGTCAAGCCGAACAACGAAGGCTCCTCCGTGGGGGTCTACCTCGTCAACGAGGAAAACAATGGCCCGCCGCAGCTTGACGATGCCATGCCGGAGTTCGTCATGGTCGAAACCTATGCGCCGGGGCGCGAGCTGACCACCACGGTCATGGGCGACCGCGCGCTGACCGTGACCGACATCATCACCACCGGCTGGTACGATTACGACGCCAAGTACAAGGCGGGGGGATCGACACATGTGGTGCCCGCCGACATTCCCGCCGACATTTTCGATCTGTGCCTGGAATACGCCCTGCGCGCCCATGAGGCGCTGGGGTGTCGGGGCGTCAGCCGCACCGATTTCCGCTGGGACGAGGCGCGCGGCGCCGATGGGCTTGTCCTGCTTGAGACGAACACCCAACCGGGCATGACCGCGACGTCGCTGTCGCCCGAACAGGCGCAGGCCTGCGGCATGTCGTTTCCCGATCTCTGCGCCTGGATGGTGGAGGACGCCTCATGCGATCGTTGA
- a CDS encoding cell division protein FtsQ/DivIB produces the protein MRSLIRRKNTPTTPKADPAPSRWAWRMQRLMLTPGFRLMLRAGVPFCLTLLAGTIYLADDTRRARIVDGVAEARRAIEERPEFMVKLMAIDGAEDKLAADIRAAVPIEFPLSSFDLDLEQVRETIKSLNSVKNASVRIKPGGVLQVIVMPRVPVAIWRTAEGLTLVDEGGAPVGPIASRTERPDLPLIAGEGAARHVPEALILIQATAPIADRVRGLVRMGARRWDVVLDRGQRILLPETDALRALERVIALEGAQEMLTRDVSHVDMRLAQRPTVRMTQEATEAWWNIIQSSGH, from the coding sequence ATGCGATCGTTGATCCGCCGCAAGAACACCCCGACGACGCCGAAGGCCGATCCTGCACCGTCCCGCTGGGCCTGGCGCATGCAGCGGCTGATGCTGACGCCGGGTTTCCGGCTGATGCTGCGGGCGGGCGTGCCGTTCTGCCTGACGCTTTTGGCCGGTACCATCTATCTGGCCGATGACACGCGCCGCGCCCGGATCGTCGATGGCGTCGCGGAGGCACGCCGCGCGATCGAAGAGCGCCCGGAATTCATGGTCAAGCTGATGGCCATCGACGGCGCGGAAGACAAGCTGGCCGCCGACATCCGCGCGGCGGTGCCGATCGAGTTTCCGCTCAGCTCCTTCGACCTGGATCTGGAGCAGGTGCGCGAGACGATAAAGTCGTTGAACAGTGTCAAGAACGCCAGCGTCCGGATCAAGCCGGGCGGGGTGCTTCAGGTGATTGTGATGCCCCGCGTTCCGGTGGCCATCTGGCGCACCGCCGAGGGTCTGACGCTGGTGGACGAGGGCGGCGCACCCGTCGGCCCCATCGCCAGCCGCACCGAACGCCCCGACCTGCCGCTGATCGCGGGCGAAGGGGCGGCCCGCCATGTGCCCGAGGCGCTGATCCTGATCCAGGCGACCGCGCCGATCGCGGATCGCGTGCGGGGGCTGGTGCGCATGGGGGCGCGGCGCTGGGACGTGGTGCTGGACCGCGGGCAGCGCATCCTGCTGCCCGAAACCGATGCCCTGCGGGCGCTGGAACGGGTGATCGCGCTGGAAGGCGCGCAGGAAATGCTGACCCGCGATGTGTCCCATGTGGACATGCGGCTGGCCCAGCGGCCGACAGTCAGAATGACACAGGAAGCCACCGAAGCGTGGTGGAACATAATACAGAGCTCGGGACACTAG